ATTGGTTAGGACATTATTAATCATATTTATACAtaaactagtcccacacccgtgcgatgcacgggtgttatgcggtattttatattataataatgttgaATTAACTTCTTTCAATCACATGCGCAATAACatccaaaacaattaaaatagacacatattatttagattaaaatatcaatcaatatatgagatttaaattaaaacgaaagctaataatcattaccaactattttttcttcttcagttgaattcaaaatatcttggaatggcataaaatcaaaatggttCAATGGAATGTGTGTAGCATCGATCTTGGTAAATGTAGTAGTGTGCGATGCACGGACATTATACGTTTTATAATGAagcgtcaaaaaattatttgtataaatagtaaattaataattgaaacaatagatgttatcaaaataatattagcaataaaacttaattaaaaatattaacaatatgaattatatttgtaattgcatttcaaacaatttatttgtagtGTTTCGTAAATATCATGCAAAGTCCCACTACAGAAATATCACAAATTAGACAATAAGAAtgctaagaaaaaaataaatattgaatattaaaagggaaataaatgaagaaataaggaTGAGAAAGAGGGTTGGGTAGAAGGGTTATACAATGACTATGATAAAGTGCTAAAATAGAATATACttgcaaaatcaacaatatagtTTCACTCgttaaatacaaagaaaaagaaagatacaataaaattaaaaaatttcataaacatatcattcttctacaacactaataacccttccaaatagaaatttcacatgcccatatatgtatgaggagggatataagacatatatattataaaataattaattcacaaAATCGTTTTTATTATAGTGAGAGTGTCAATCAACATGTTtgacactaaaaaaatattaaaagaggtGAATACTTATTATCTAACTCTTGATTTATCCACAAAAAGAAATGATCTAAAGACTATGATTGATTGATACaattagggttaggattagtggtaggagaactatctaggatttatatatatagatatagattaagtcaataatgtatatcttcgtattttttttgtatgactaaattataaactctttgttgtttctatgaaaacggttgacatttaaatgggataaatattgaaagagaatccaaccatgttcatcttcattgtcactaagaaatgttataataatgtagaaaaatgtaacatcacaacatcaatttttggataattggagaggtataattcaataataatgtagaaaattgtaacatcttgtgacatcaatttttggataattggagaagcataattctttattatttattatgagactgatataatataaaaaaaaaaatagagatgaaaatgatataatattgattatattgaaaaaatatataaggaagtgatgtggaaacaaaaaaaatagagatgaaaatgatataatataaggaagtgatgtggcattattgtgtgatttaattggatgtaaatgagtgatgtggattagggttaagatggatagtaggagaactatctaggaaatatatatatcgatatatttttttaggtaaaaaaTTTAGTGCATTtcatttaaaatcaaataaaaaatataaggtAGTATATGATAAATGAAACCTCAAAAAAAGTATAATACCGTGCACTTCATAAGACTTAAAGAGGCatcttagaccatctccaatggtgtagtacctattagatacttatggtacttattaggtactaccattggagtaccacccatttgagtacctattaggtactacttctaaaataagaaccctctctctcctcttggacccaccttatttttcattaaaatattattttcatgagcccactttattttctatatttaatttgaattaatggtacaaaaacacaattttatttttgtacatcacaaaagcataatttttgaattggcatgcctctaaaaaaatttaatgccaACCATATAGACATTGGTGCAATATTCGGTAAATAGAACCTAATATAATATGGGGTATTATTTAGCCGATGGTATTTATCCATAATGGGCTACCCTTGTCAAGAGCACAAATTCAAGATAGGTGAactcatcttcaacttcaacatgatCTTGTCGAACATATTTGGCAACGTTTTGGGcatgatgatcaacaaaattaattgttttttaaattatgtaatgttattttaaattattttttaattatctaattcttaaaatttggcaatattattttaaattaaattttgaattttaattattttttgaattataaaaaaaatagtacatactaattttgtaattttatcattcaatcaatttatattataaaatatataattaaataataagttattgtaatgatgtgaaattattgatgggacccattttagaactttttaagaagtgctccattggaggggttgagtacctattaggtactattattaaaaaataataaattagtgatgtgtgaatgtgggacccatttaagtactcaaagttggagtgctccattgtggatggtCTTAGACCCCAAAAAATTAAAGAACTAATTTATAGGACAATTAAATAGCATAATGTATTTATGATAGAGTAACATTATGTTTCCAACATAACAAACCTATGGATGCATTATGATATCCTTATCTAAGGATGATTTGTTCCAAGGAACTCGAGTTTAAAATTTGTCAGACTTTACATGACTCTAAACAAACTTTCCATTGAGAACTTGGAGTTAAGACCAACAAAAAGAACTTATCTAATTATTAATAACTCGATAATTCCATTTGTAGAATTAGTGGAAACAATTTCTGATGATCCCCTTAATGCGTCAAAATCATCACTACAGCCATGTCGCCCCTTCTTTACATTGCTTATATTCTTGTAAACTTCAAGCATTGTTGGTCTTTGATCTGGTAAAAGCTTAACACATTCACAAGCAATCTTCAGAAGACCAcaaacttcatttttaaatcCTTCCCCAGTTAGAGATTTAATCAATAGCATTATAGAAATTTGAAGGGTTACCACATATATTAGTTCTGATGCATGCACGCGGGCGGACCCAGCCATAAACTTTTAGTGGGGCTAAAAAAATTTAGgcattatagttttttttcatcCCAATAATAATTCAGTTAAACAACAAACATTATGTGAAATTAATTACTACTAATACAACatgtatatccaaaaaaaagaacaacaaacCTGAAAATAtttactcaaaaaaataaaccaacaaactatatctaaaaagccacaaaatttctattcgaaaaaaaaaactactaatttattgaatatatgttaaatcatgcatatcactTGATTAATTCAATCAGCTTatatcttattaatttttattccaattttgtatttaatttttattccaattttactgtattgtcttacttgaaaaaattaaatattaattaaacttttttttatgtcatttcatatttatatgctagttcaattgctaattttacccaattctataaattcaattagtgGTCAActatattttgacaaaaaaggTCAAAGTTTatgattataaaattaaactatataacttaaaataagtGGAAATAATCTAACTGTCAAACACAAACTAATTAATCTAGAGATAAACTAATCTAAGTGTAATAAAGTTGATagtagtaaaaaaaagaaagaatagtaTTTATAGATagtgttaaatatgtttttggtccctatagtttcacagaattttcgttttagtctctaaaatttattttcacactttttagtccctgaaagtttcttcactcaaggtttttagtccctacttttcattcaacttgtgaatatcatttgaaatttaattttttttatgtggtaATGTTTAgaacattatatgaatctctgttacaaaaatttaattttttttaacaagagatgaattaaatatgatttttttagttttttgcacataaaaattcataaataattcatcttatattaaaaaaatctaaatttttatcggagatgttcttataatattataaacatgaatataaaagatcattcaaaaatgtgaaagtatacaatagtttgattaaaagtagggactaaacaCCTCGAGTGaagaaacttcagggactaaaaagtataaaaacaaacttcagagactaaaacaaaaattctgtgaaactatagggaccaaaaacatatttaacccttataGATATTTGcagataaaataaatagataaattaaatactatattATTAAAGATTCTATATACAAGAGAATGAGTAATCAATCAGAAGGattcttttaacttttaaggAAACTTCTATGGTGCATTACTGTTTTGGATTTATTGGACTTTTTTTGGTGCAGTTtctttaattgataaatagaaTACCAATTAATTGCACATCAGCGCAAGTCCATAATAAGCATtgtgaaaattttatttattgcatataAGTCcttttattagttaaaatttaaggaaaatgttaaatagtgcactcggtgcactagttaaacacataaataaagaaattttgtcttgaaactcgtgcattcaatgcattgaaagtgtaaaaaattgttttgataaaaattaattttatgttttatttctatttttggtatgcttaacaagtatACCGggtgcactgtttaacatgaccctattttaataattaaaacttaattttttaaatttggatttaaatcatatttccaaaaaaaataatattatcatCACAAACTCACCATCACCCATCATCATCACCAACCAAAATCAAGAAATCATCACCATTTTATCATCCTTCATAATCTTCACTTTCTCAAAACCTAAACAAATATTCATATCCCCGAAATTAATTGTGGCTTCATCAACTCCTCAAAATTTCTTCACCTCCATTAAAGAACGACAAGAAGATGAAGgtttttaataacaataaagtGGGTTTGATTTTTCTGGGTTTTGTATCAAACTTGTTTTTGAGTTCTGAGTTTAATCTTTGAATCTTATGTTCTTTTAtgccattttttaatttgttaaacgctttttatgattattttatttttctcattcaaaaaggtttcaaattttggtttgtttagatttttttcCTGAAGAAGCAAGTCATAGCCAAAACCATTGGTTGTGAAGTTTTAATATtagttataattttgttttaattgatttacgatcacaattaagaaatttaaaacaatttaaatattgaggtaattttgtaacttttaataTGTTAGGAACTTAGTTGTAATATTAATAAATGTAAAGATACGTGATAAATACAATATAGGTTGTTTGtaccatatatatattgttgattCTGACATCCGTGCTttactacatatatatatatatatatatatatattttcttatttcttattttgctatatataccaaaaaaaaaaaaaaagtggagcTGGGaccaacaaacaaaaataaaatatagctCAATCAATCTTGACTATCCATCCTTTTTTATCCTCCAAAAGACCTGTATGGATGCCGGTAATCAAATCATACAGCTTCTGAGTCACAGTGTCTGGCCCTGTTTTGAATTTAatactgcaaaaaaaaaaacattaatttgttACCTGTTATTAAACTGCTGATAAAAAGACGTtcaaatttgaattatattgtatggttttttttgaaaacttggtatccgcccttaggaccgactaattcaaggggaccaatcccactgtccacttgcgggggcccatTTAAAACCAGAGtgtttttgctctgtatggacttagcccaccgaaattaaCACcggtgggaatcgaacctgagaccttgagaggtgCATACTCCAAGAGCCCAAgtcaacaccactcgaccaaccccaagtagGTTAattatattgtatgttacactACCTACCATTTATTCTTGTATGTTACACTACCAACATCAGAGATCCCAACAGCGGTTCCGGTACAAAAAACCTCGTTAGCTCGAAGTAGTTCTTTTACCGATATCTTGTGTTCCTTGACCTTAgacaaattcaaacaaaacatTAGAATGTTTTTGGCGTAAATCAGATATTCTTTGCGTATACTAATCTGTCGAGTCTTGTGGAACTTAAATTGGTAGCAAGCTTTCTCTAAAAGTATTAACGTCATTGCATGCCCAAGTCAGATATCGAACCTAAGACTTTACTTATGCTAGAATCTATCAGTGTCATCTCATCTAGATTTCATGTAAAACAGTATATCAAAAATCAGTATAATAATTACCTGGTAACCCAAATCACTAGCAAGTTCAATGATAGTTTTCCTTGTGATTCCAGGAAGAATAGTTCCAAGTGTTGGTGAAGTTGAAATCACCTTACCCTATATATGAATGAAGTAGTACAAAATATATTCAATGAACAAATATATATCTtgatgaaaaattaattataatgttgCCATATAATTAATAACATTACCTTCACAATGAAAGCATTACATGAAGATACTTCTTCAATGTATTTATGTTCCACTGCATCTAGGAAGAGGACATCAGAAAATCCTTTGGCTTTTGCTTCTTTTACAACTTGGAAAACCTACATTAAATAAAGAAGATATAAAAAAATGCTTATAGATAACGTCTAGATTATTTGAATATATAACTTACAGGTGCATAATTGCCTATATTTTTCACTCCACCAGTTCCACCAGGATATGCACGAGGAAGTTTATTATCAATCAACAAACTCAATGATTCTGTTCGTCCCTGTCCAAATTAAACCAATAATTTTACGATTACCATGTTATAGATATGAAGTTTCTACCACCGTTTAACGGTCACTAATCTTCTTCTAGAAACCTGTGAGTGAGGCACACAAGATTAAAATTTGTGGGGCACAAAAGGTGAATTCTCCTATCTCAATTGAATGTTCCATGTAAACAAGTGTTAGGATCAAACCCTTAAGAACTTGCTTAAGGGGCCAATTTTTTTCCTTGCCACTTAAAACGGAAATTTATAACCAAGACAttggactcaagtggttaataagttTCACTTATGACGTATCGTTCGGGAGAATCCGAGTTTGATTCTGATaggaacaattcttggccagaGACTTTTCTAATCTCGTGGCCGAACTCTGATTTACCGGGACTCATTCCCTGGAAACCAGAGGACAAAtgccaaataaataaattaaatggaaatttatttataattaagaacAAGCTTCTCAATTCTCATCTGagtaattttcataagttttacttttagtttaaaaaaaattggacccCTTACCTTGTAAATGTTGCTAATTGGATTGGTGTATATTAAGAAGGTGCATTGAGGTGCTGGTGAAATACCCATAACAGATCCACTACCAAATAGTAAAGGCCTAAGGTACAATGCTCCCTTTCCATGAGGAGGTACCTACAATTGCAATTACAAATTTGAAATAATCAAACTCAAACTCACTCAAGTGCATAATCAAACTTGAGCTTACTAAGTGCTTATTTGACATCACATATAGGATTTGTTAGAATCACAATGAGCACTGTGAATATGACAAATGCATTGTAATATCAAACATGCGATAAACACAAAACAAGGCaaagagataaaagaaaattagagCAACTGGTATACCCAACGTTTATTTGCACGAACAACTTGTTTTACAGCTTCAACGTACTGCTCAACAGAAGGTGATGGCATTAGCAGCCTCTCTGCTCCCATCCGCATTCGCAATGCATTTTCTTCCGGTCGGAATATCTGCACTTCGCCGTCTGTTGTTCTGTATGCCTTCATGCCCTCAAATAACCCCTTTTGCCATGCACATATCATACATGCAATTAGATTTTGAGATCATTTATCCATTGCCCTTTATTATGCGctgtttcttaatttgtgtaaaaaaaaacataaaaacatgtATGCAGTTATGCCTAACTAAGTCCCTTGCTTTATGGACTCGAGCGTTGGGTTGGCCTTGATTTGGCTTACAATACTTtccacacacacaaaaaaaaaaaaacccagaCATTTACTCGCGCGCCCCACGCGTTTCCCATTTTatccttccgctacttaagtaacggacgtTATAAAGGTAGGGTGCTTTTGAGGTGTCCGCTACCTATGAAGTAGACGAGGGTATATTGGTAATTTTGTAGGCGCGTCTCAAAATCAATAGGgtgacaaaaataaatctcaaaaaatatactatatcaTCATAGAAGTAAGAAAATTGCTTTTCTGGCCTCCTCTTTCCAGAACCCCAAACTTACAAAATTATTCCTAAGATCATTTCGGAACGTAGATTCTAAACACACATAATTTAAGAACGTAAGATCcaaagtaataatttttttttttttaattaaaatttcgGAATATAAAATCTGAAATGTTGTTTTATACGATAACAATGGGAAAATAGTAACCATATCAACTGACTACGTACCTAAATAGAGAAAGTAGTCATTACATGAGTACACTATGAAATATGGTTACTATTTGAATTAACCTTAATTAGACTATATTTTGTGGAGATAATGATAACCCTTATTTAGAAATTTAATCAAGGATAGAAAGTTATTTCAAatccttttcttattttactttctcctagaaaaacaaaaacctctCCCTATTTAGTCCACTCCCACTAAAAAAATGTACTAAAATAACTTGATTATAAAGCTATAAACCATAGTTTACCTGTCCATAATTTAAAACAGCAGAATGTGGATTGATATCAATGGTTCCAAATGGCACAAGAGCTCCATTTGAAAAAGTCCCATCTTGTTCATTGGATTTCATAATGTACATATAATCAGTTGGAATCACATCAAATCCAAGTTTGTCCCAATCCATCTTGGCATATATATCTTCAGTCTCCCTACACCAAAacaaatactaatttttttgtaatgttaaagAGAAACTATTTTCACATAAACTAGACCTCTTCCTATAATAAAATTCAGTAATAGGGggaaaatattatgaaaaaaaaaatactattctCCATTTTGATCCCAAAATCAATTAAACGAGCGTTTGGTTTGGTGTCCAAAATGTTTTTCCGGGATGTCTAAATAGACGCTACACATCAAAAATAGTtgtctgttaaaaaaaaacaaaaaaaaaacgctgGTTTAATTCAAGTTTACCGCACGAAACAAACATTGcattatttgttttctttcgGCATTATCAAATacaacatggaaaaaaaaaattatattgaaaatattttctatccggtaacatatatatatagaaaaaccctatgaaaagaaaaatcaaatctaaaattcatattaaaaatattgcatgccatgaatctaaaaaagttGTGGAACAAGAACCTATTGGAAGCTTCACCATTGTTGGTTGGTTGATAGAATGTTTCCATAACCAACCAATTAAGGTGAGATTAAAAATGTAGGCAGGATATAGAGAAGAGAAACTGAGCTTCAAAGGTTGAATGTTGGTCCCAAACTAATTGTTACAAAACACATGGTCTTATATTTATACGCATCATGATTCATGAAGGTACCTAAAATTGACTTTGACTCCTAACTATGGGGATTGTATCTTAGGTTATTATTTGAAGACTAGTTTAGTAAACAAAACTGTATCGATCAACTGTTAATTATACTCCCCTCTTTTGTCTCAACCGCTAAGTTATTTCAATTTTCCTCCAATAATTTGGAGTTGTTTTGCtatttacaaaacaaaaaaataacaaaaataaaataattggaGACCTTGTTATTTACAAACCAAAATCACTTATTGATATAAATAAGTGGgtgatattttatttgtcaaaaaaaaaaaaaaaagtgggagaTATTTTGAGCTTGGTACAGTAATTGATCTAACTCGCTTAAAAAGTAGGGGTGGGGTATGACCCGTGGCCGTGAGTATTTTcaaaaactatattttatttcatgcttaattagttaaatggtcccttaaagacattttaggtttcattatggtcccttaaaaaaaatgtctgaattgGTCCCTTATTAATATCACGTTTGCCACATTGGTCCCTTCCGTTAATTTATTAACACCAAATATATTAGGTGGACCAACATTACATGTGGTCCACCATAAATCTTAATAAATCATTTAATCTTAACCTTTGattcttttgtcaaaatagtAACCATTTGATTTTGTGTGTCTACCACATCAAGCAATACACCATCAACAACTATTTTTTCTCTCCAtttctttatcttcttcaaTGGACTCACCATGAACACACCATTGACCTTCAATGGAGCTTtcacaaaaaaactcaaatcggcttcaaaaatcacaaaagaaTACACAAATTCGCTTGATTTTTAGCACTGGTCATGAATCTATGCTTAGATTTCATAGTGGaggcttatattttgaaaaccgaaacaacaacttaagaacataaaaatgaccaaaacaTGATTCAAGCAAACTCACACAAAATTAATGATTGGAAAAGCTTCAGAACATGATATTGAACATAAATCAACCAATACTTGCTTGATTTAAGCTTTAGAAGGAAATTGAAGAGACAAATTGAGGAAGAAGGTGATGTTGGAAAATTGGGGGAAAAGATgaattttagagtttgtttgaagGTTGATTGAAGATTtgagtatattttttatgatgtttatgaaaaagatgaagaagaatggaggtagaagatgaagaagggaggaggaagaagatgaacggTGTTTTTTTGCACCATTTAACGTTTTTTGtcaaaaactaacggaaaggaccaaaatgactagcggagatgtctttaagggaccaatccggacctttttttttaagggaccattgtaaaacctaaaatatctttaagagaccatttgaataattaagcctttattttattttcttttagacATTGGAGGATTAAAGTTCATAGGTGAGTTCGatccaatttttttcttttttctttacgTTCTTTCccaattcaatttatttttagacttattttatgagtttaattgttgtgtaccgtcggtgtaaattttttttatacatacatccaatgatgtgttgccacatcatttaatgaatgtgacacatcatatatttttaaatatcatacattaTTTTATGTTGAATAATAACAATGATATCgctaaaattgaaattaaagtaaCTACTAGTTCACGGGAAAGGTTTCCATATTGTACtattaatcattaatatttatTACATGTGTTAAGTTTGTTAATCTTTTGAGATAGTAGATGATCATCTCATTAGGAATTTACTTGCTGCTGATTGTATGAGGTTTTTATCTTTTAGATTAATCCtgctgtaatttttttttgtttgggcttaggccctcatcattattaaaaaaaaaaatgatcatctcataaaataaataaataaattaaatgatcAAATAATAAACtacttaaatgcagttttaagcctcctattttgaaaaaaacaattttgatcCTCCATTTTAAATTGTTCATCCATAAACTGAACTAGACCACACCCAAATTTAATAGTGTCATGCATACCATTAGATAAACACGCCCCAGAAACACAGAAGCACATCCATTAGGTAAACACAAACTTTAGTCCTAGAAATCCTAATTCTTCTATAATGTCAAACTAATAGTCTAGGCCTATGcaatatctatctatctacAAGTCTATCTAAACCATAAAACCTCTCATGTCCGTGTGTATTTAATTGACCGTCAGAGTATGTGAAGTACAAGTCCCCTTAACAGGACTTGCTAACCAATGGTTC
This portion of the Trifolium pratense cultivar HEN17-A07 linkage group LG3, ARS_RC_1.1, whole genome shotgun sequence genome encodes:
- the LOC123918106 gene encoding branched-chain-amino-acid aminotransferase 2, chloroplastic-like, translated to METFYQPTNNGEASNRETEDIYAKMDWDKLGFDVIPTDYMYIMKSNEQDGTFSNGALVPFGTIDINPHSAVLNYGQGLFEGMKAYRTTDGEVQIFRPEENALRMRMGAERLLMPSPSVEQYVEAVKQVVRANKRWVPPHGKGALYLRPLLFGSGSVMGISPAPQCTFLIYTNPISNIYKGRTESLSLLIDNKLPRAYPGGTGGVKNIGNYAPVFQVVKEAKAKGFSDVLFLDAVEHKYIEEVSSCNAFIVKGKVISTSPTLGTILPGITRKTIIELASDLGYQVKEHKISVKELLRANEVFCTGTAVGISDVGSVTYKNKCIKFKTGPDTVTQKLYDLITGIHTGLLEDKKGWIVKID